One Pseudomonas sp. HOU2 genomic window carries:
- a CDS encoding aspartate/glutamate racemase family protein gives MRTIGLIGGMSWESSAEYYRLINQQIRDRLGSLRSAQILMYSVDFGPVEQAQHAGRWDDAAAILVDAARRLQAGGADCVVLCTNTMHKVAEQIQTAISIPFLHIAEPAAQAALAIDARTVGLLGTAFTMEQDFLKQRLIAQGLTVLVPDAAERKDVHRIIYDELCVGVISDESRKIYQQVIESLTARGAQAIILGCTEIGLLVKPEHSALPLLDTTELHAQAAVAFALGD, from the coding sequence ATGCGCACCATCGGCCTGATCGGCGGAATGAGCTGGGAATCCAGCGCTGAATATTATCGTCTCATCAATCAACAGATCCGCGACCGCCTCGGCTCGCTGCGCTCGGCGCAAATCCTGATGTACAGCGTCGACTTCGGCCCGGTCGAGCAGGCCCAGCACGCCGGGCGTTGGGATGATGCGGCGGCGATTCTGGTGGATGCCGCACGCAGGCTGCAGGCCGGCGGCGCCGATTGCGTGGTGCTGTGTACCAACACCATGCACAAGGTCGCAGAGCAGATTCAAACGGCGATCAGCATTCCGTTCCTGCACATCGCCGAACCCGCGGCGCAGGCAGCATTGGCGATTGATGCACGCACAGTCGGCCTGCTCGGCACGGCGTTCACCATGGAGCAGGATTTTCTCAAGCAGCGCCTGATTGCGCAGGGTTTGACGGTACTGGTGCCGGACGCCGCCGAGCGCAAGGACGTGCACCGGATCATCTATGACGAATTGTGCGTCGGGGTGATCAGTGACGAATCGCGAAAAATCTATCAACAGGTGATCGAATCACTGACCGCGCGCGGCGCCCAGGCGATCATCCTCGGCTGCACGGAAATCGGTCTGCTGGTCAAACCCGAACACAGCGCCCTGCCCCTGCTCGACACCACCGAACTGCATGCGCAGGCGGCGGTGGCGTTTGCCTTGGGCGACTGA
- a CDS encoding GNAT family N-acetyltransferase: protein MPDHNPAITLERFNESHIEAVTALYNDPAVTRQVLQMPFQSTEIWRQRLLAENERMVKLVALHQGVVVGHLGLENYSRIRRAHAGSVGMAVAVAWQGKGVGSKLLAAALDVADNWMNLHRVELSVYADNEAAIGLYRKFGFETEGLFRDYAVRDGQWVDTLSMARLRRR, encoded by the coding sequence ATGCCCGACCACAACCCCGCCATCACCCTCGAACGCTTCAACGAATCCCATATCGAGGCCGTCACCGCGCTGTACAACGATCCGGCCGTGACTCGCCAGGTGCTGCAGATGCCGTTTCAGTCCACTGAGATCTGGCGCCAGCGGTTGCTGGCGGAGAACGAGCGGATGGTCAAACTGGTGGCGCTGCATCAGGGCGTGGTGGTCGGTCATCTCGGGCTGGAAAACTATTCACGGATCCGCCGCGCCCACGCCGGCAGTGTCGGCATGGCCGTCGCTGTGGCCTGGCAGGGCAAGGGTGTCGGGTCGAAGCTGCTGGCGGCGGCGCTGGACGTCGCCGACAACTGGATGAACCTGCACCGGGTCGAACTTTCGGTGTACGCCGACAACGAGGCGGCCATCGGTCTGTACCGCAAGTTCGGCTTCGAGACCGAAGGCCTGTTCCGTGACTACGCGGTGCGCGACGGGCAATGGGTTGATACCCTGAGCATGGCCCGTCTGCGTCGTCGATAA
- a CDS encoding LysR family transcriptional regulator: protein MSFTEPAGRQGSPDYRWAQGEREPWLAQAATIDADVAQYFLVSARCGCFMQAARSLNVRSTLLRKQLAQLEQELQHSLFSFQGSALSLTREGQQLQAQLVALAHERKLPVVEQPLIRLAVAESILHDILGRDLIALLRRNASVRLEIIALDSELSLRAVSADVVLWLAHGDTPSPGPTFATSQPQALARLDYLPHIAKRYSRVTARPASADDLSDFMLVQWQHDRHIDSFRPWNHLVEQRLAGVVQMQSYELMLEMIRCSACIGLLPAYMSRFDRGLIALPGLFDEPMQLQAWLAVNVESQAIEEVRTLVELIHHTFNERQEWFQT, encoded by the coding sequence ATGTCATTCACCGAACCTGCAGGACGACAGGGTAGCCCCGATTACCGCTGGGCACAGGGCGAGCGCGAGCCGTGGCTGGCGCAAGCCGCGACCATCGATGCCGACGTCGCGCAATACTTTCTGGTCAGTGCCCGTTGCGGCTGTTTCATGCAGGCGGCGCGCAGCCTCAACGTGCGCTCGACCTTGTTGCGCAAGCAGTTGGCGCAGCTTGAGCAGGAACTGCAGCACTCGCTGTTCAGCTTTCAGGGCAGCGCCCTGAGCCTGACCCGCGAGGGTCAGCAGTTGCAGGCGCAACTGGTCGCTCTGGCCCACGAGCGCAAACTGCCGGTGGTCGAGCAGCCGTTGATTCGCCTGGCGGTTGCCGAGTCGATTCTGCATGACATCCTCGGTCGCGACCTGATCGCCCTGTTGCGGCGCAATGCCAGCGTGCGTCTGGAGATCATTGCGCTGGACAGTGAACTTTCATTGCGCGCCGTCAGTGCCGACGTGGTGCTGTGGCTGGCCCATGGCGACACCCCGAGCCCCGGCCCGACCTTCGCCACCAGCCAGCCGCAGGCGCTGGCGCGCCTGGACTATCTGCCGCATATCGCCAAACGCTATTCCCGCGTCACCGCGCGCCCGGCGAGTGCCGACGACCTCAGCGATTTCATGCTGGTGCAATGGCAGCACGATCGGCACATCGACAGCTTCCGGCCGTGGAATCACCTGGTCGAACAGCGTCTGGCCGGCGTGGTGCAGATGCAGTCCTATGAGCTGATGCTGGAAATGATCCGCTGCAGCGCCTGTATCGGTTTGCTGCCGGCGTACATGAGCCGCTTCGATCGCGGGCTGATTGCGCTGCCGGGGCTGTTTGACGAGCCGATGCAGTTGCAGGCATGGCTGGCGGTCAACGTTGAATCCCAGGCGATAGAAGAAGTCCGCACACTGGTCGAACTCATCCACCACACCTTCAACGAACGCCAGGAATGGTTCCAGACCTGA
- a CDS encoding peptidylprolyl isomerase, which produces MKKPAMVIGAGAVALLVVAVALVLRPGADPVAAQQSSPLAAVAAGPAVARLGNQQVTPQELQALLATVPPATREQLRGNREALERWIRARLAEKAVLEQADAQGWAQRPDVVRQTRAASEQIVFRDYLRSVSSVPADYPSAAELQQAYDAGKANWQTPALYRVSQIFLAVPDAQSLESVRKQATELSKKAQSTPADFAALATQYSQDRLTAERGGDTGLQPLQQLVPEVRGAVAKLKVGAVSDPVQGAAGFHVIKLTEQQPARTATLDELRDQLTQALRAQRQEQIAQAYLDGMLNTATLSIDGAELNKVLETNQ; this is translated from the coding sequence GTGAAAAAACCTGCCATGGTGATCGGCGCCGGGGCAGTGGCGCTGTTGGTGGTAGCCGTGGCGCTGGTGCTGCGACCGGGTGCTGACCCGGTCGCAGCGCAACAATCGTCGCCGTTGGCGGCGGTTGCTGCGGGGCCGGCAGTGGCGCGCTTGGGCAATCAGCAGGTGACGCCGCAGGAGTTGCAGGCGCTGCTGGCGACCGTCCCGCCGGCGACTCGCGAGCAACTGCGCGGCAACCGTGAAGCGCTGGAACGCTGGATTCGTGCGCGGTTGGCGGAGAAAGCCGTGCTGGAACAGGCCGATGCTCAGGGCTGGGCGCAGCGCCCGGACGTGGTGCGGCAAACCCGCGCGGCCAGCGAACAAATCGTGTTTCGCGATTACCTGCGTTCGGTCAGCAGCGTGCCGGCGGACTACCCGAGTGCGGCCGAGCTGCAACAGGCGTACGACGCTGGCAAGGCCAACTGGCAGACTCCGGCGTTGTATCGGGTGAGCCAGATTTTCCTCGCGGTGCCGGATGCGCAAAGCCTGGAAAGCGTGCGCAAACAGGCGACCGAGCTGAGCAAGAAAGCCCAGAGCACGCCGGCGGATTTTGCCGCACTGGCGACTCAGTATTCGCAGGATCGTCTGACCGCCGAACGCGGCGGCGACACCGGGCTGCAACCACTGCAGCAACTGGTGCCGGAGGTACGGGGTGCGGTGGCGAAGTTGAAGGTCGGCGCGGTGTCTGATCCAGTGCAAGGCGCGGCTGGCTTCCATGTGATCAAACTCACTGAACAGCAACCGGCACGTACCGCGACGCTCGACGAACTGCGCGATCAACTGACCCAGGCCTTGCGTGCGCAACGCCAGGAGCAGATTGCCCAGGCGTATCTGGACGGGATGCTCAATACCGCAACGCTGAGTATTGATGGGGCCGAGCTGAACAAGGTCCTCGAAACCAACCAATAA
- a CDS encoding YbjN domain-containing protein, with protein sequence MTQLISHVSPQSLTEVLQAAGYRVNQTEQNGIVQLLSASQGIGYAVRFGNPAVEQGSYVDFTFSCALRVQGELPQGVAEQWNATRRFARLSLQGEFLVMEMDVVLAAGVSNDHLRGNLELWDRLLQEFIVYLRDFSQAAQASTAKVATAEQEEVAL encoded by the coding sequence ATGACTCAATTGATCAGCCATGTGTCCCCACAATCCCTGACCGAAGTCCTGCAAGCCGCCGGTTATCGCGTCAACCAGACCGAACAGAACGGCATCGTCCAGTTGCTCAGCGCCAGTCAGGGCATCGGTTATGCCGTGCGTTTCGGCAACCCGGCGGTGGAGCAGGGCAGCTACGTCGACTTCACGTTCAGCTGTGCGCTGCGGGTGCAAGGTGAGTTGCCACAAGGTGTGGCCGAACAGTGGAACGCCACCCGGCGTTTTGCGCGGTTGTCGTTGCAGGGCGAGTTTCTGGTGATGGAAATGGACGTGGTGCTGGCGGCCGGTGTGAGCAACGATCACCTGCGCGGCAATCTGGAGTTGTGGGATCGCCTGTTGCAGGAGTTCATCGTCTACCTGCGTGATTTCAGCCAGGCCGCGCAAGCCTCGACGGCCAAAGTCGCTACCGCTGAGCAAGAGGAAGTCGCGCTGTGA
- a CDS encoding DNA repair protein, with protein MHARVLLLGLSFFIAHGAHAEGMEERLRTQLRSTTQQLQALQSQQAQASAAQLAAQNEAKAAQAQIKQLSAELAKAKGLAEQLAGQQQNLHSQAQAQVAASNEQVGKFKKAYDELLVMARAKEAERSKLQAQLAERDTQVQQCSVKNQQMYGVAKQILTAYENIDVAEVMKIRQPFAGSARVKFDELAQGFGDELYKTQFDAPQAALAH; from the coding sequence ATGCACGCACGAGTTTTACTGTTGGGGCTGAGTTTTTTCATCGCACATGGCGCGCATGCCGAAGGCATGGAAGAGCGTCTGCGTACCCAGTTGCGCAGCACCACTCAGCAGTTGCAGGCCCTGCAGAGTCAGCAGGCTCAGGCCAGCGCCGCGCAACTGGCGGCGCAGAACGAGGCCAAGGCCGCGCAGGCGCAGATCAAGCAATTGAGCGCCGAACTGGCCAAGGCCAAAGGCCTCGCCGAGCAGTTGGCCGGCCAGCAGCAGAATCTGCACAGCCAGGCCCAGGCGCAAGTGGCCGCCAGCAACGAGCAGGTCGGCAAGTTCAAGAAGGCCTACGACGAGTTGCTGGTCATGGCCCGTGCCAAAGAGGCAGAACGGTCTAAGCTTCAAGCGCAATTGGCTGAACGTGACACACAAGTGCAGCAATGTTCAGTCAAGAATCAGCAGATGTACGGCGTCGCCAAGCAGATCCTCACCGCCTACGAAAACATCGATGTCGCCGAGGTGATGAAGATCCGCCAGCCCTTCGCGGGCAGCGCCCGGGTCAAGTTCGATGAACTGGCCCAGGGGTTTGGTGACGAGCTTTACAAGACTCAATTCGACGCGCCGCAAGCTGCGCTCGCGCACTGA
- a CDS encoding putative porin — MISNVNRLSLAVGMVIATLVGQAAAAPAPSENATINLIRLLVEQGILKQDKADALIAQAQNEAAQAKQAAASTAIAAGPVAAPGDVRVQYVPAAVRDQIRDQVKAEVMATAKQENWAAPNTFPDWASRISFDGDIRLRDESRYYSGSNSNEIVDFAKLNNNGPYDVNPNSSTSLPPLLNTREDRTNLFRLRARLGMKAVISPEWTAGIRIGTGSDNNPVSTTQNLGGGFAKKDIWLDQGYLNWKPTDELTLTGGRFANPFMSTDMLYSNDLNFDGVAAIFDHKLNRDWGVFGTVGAFPVDYTNDTTTSNGFDKEESDNKWLYGAQIGAKWAINSNNRLKGALAYYRFDDIQGQRSSPCEPWAGAPGCDTDGTRAAFMQKGNSVFLLRDITPNPANPTTTPQPQFVGLASEFNLLDLNLVWDADLPQDFKLRSQGNYIHNLGYDEGDMRKRSEGQIVNNLDSNGQIESGANAWMVQFTLGNALDLKKQGDWNLFAGYKYIQPDALPDGFNDSSFHLGGTNAKGYILGGNYGLAKNVYATGRWMSTEAVYGAPFDIDVLQLEINTRF, encoded by the coding sequence ATGATTTCCAACGTGAATCGATTGTCCCTGGCGGTCGGCATGGTCATCGCGACCCTGGTCGGTCAGGCCGCGGCAGCGCCTGCGCCCTCGGAGAACGCCACGATCAATCTGATCCGCTTGCTGGTCGAGCAGGGCATTCTGAAACAGGACAAGGCCGACGCGCTGATCGCCCAGGCGCAGAACGAAGCGGCGCAAGCCAAGCAGGCCGCCGCTTCCACCGCCATAGCGGCCGGACCGGTGGCGGCACCCGGGGATGTGCGCGTGCAGTACGTGCCGGCCGCGGTGCGCGATCAGATCCGCGATCAGGTCAAGGCCGAAGTCATGGCCACCGCCAAGCAGGAAAACTGGGCAGCGCCCAACACCTTCCCGGACTGGGCTTCGCGCATCAGCTTCGACGGCGACATCCGCCTGCGCGATGAATCGCGTTACTACTCGGGCAGCAACAGCAACGAAATCGTCGACTTCGCCAAGCTCAATAACAATGGCCCGTACGACGTAAACCCCAACAGCAGCACCAGCCTGCCGCCGCTGCTCAACACCCGGGAAGACCGCACCAACCTGTTCCGCTTGCGTGCGCGGTTGGGCATGAAAGCGGTGATTTCGCCGGAATGGACCGCCGGCATCCGCATCGGCACCGGCTCGGACAACAACCCGGTATCGACCACGCAGAACCTCGGCGGCGGCTTCGCCAAGAAAGACATCTGGCTTGATCAGGGCTACCTGAACTGGAAGCCCACCGACGAGCTGACCCTGACCGGCGGGCGTTTCGCCAACCCGTTCATGTCCACCGACATGCTGTATTCCAACGACCTCAACTTCGACGGCGTGGCAGCGATCTTCGACCACAAGCTCAATCGCGACTGGGGTGTGTTCGGCACCGTCGGCGCGTTCCCGGTGGATTACACCAACGACACCACCACCAGCAACGGTTTCGACAAGGAAGAAAGCGACAACAAGTGGCTGTACGGTGCGCAGATCGGCGCCAAGTGGGCGATCAACAGCAACAATCGTCTCAAGGGCGCGTTGGCCTACTACCGTTTCGACGACATTCAGGGCCAGCGCTCCAGCCCTTGCGAACCGTGGGCTGGCGCCCCGGGCTGCGACACCGACGGCACCCGTGCGGCGTTCATGCAGAAGGGCAACAGCGTGTTCCTGCTGCGCGACATCACACCGAACCCGGCCAACCCGACCACCACGCCGCAACCGCAATTCGTCGGTCTTGCGTCGGAGTTCAACCTGCTCGACCTGAACCTGGTGTGGGACGCCGACCTGCCGCAAGACTTCAAATTGCGCAGCCAGGGCAACTACATCCACAACCTCGGTTACGACGAAGGCGACATGCGCAAGCGTTCCGAGGGACAGATCGTCAACAACCTCGACAGCAACGGCCAGATCGAAAGCGGTGCCAATGCGTGGATGGTGCAGTTCACCCTCGGCAACGCGCTGGACCTGAAGAAGCAGGGCGACTGGAACCTGTTCGCCGGCTACAAGTACATCCAGCCGGATGCCTTGCCCGACGGCTTCAACGACTCCTCGTTCCACCTCGGCGGCACCAACGCCAAGGGCTATATCCTCGGCGGCAATTACGGTCTGGCAAAGAACGTCTACGCCACCGGCCGCTGGATGAGCACCGAAGCCGTGTACGGCGCGCCGTTCGACATCGACGTCTTGCAGCTTGAGATCAACACGCGCTTCTAA
- a CDS encoding energy transducer TonB: MTAQLPIEPLPVKRSPLRYLKWGAGLLLGALAAWFLWQWANDMSGVRREAPKVPTIIPLPPPPPPPPEKPPEPETPVEEKVVEPEPTPEPQEVKPEEEAPPSPADDLANPMQMDGDAQSGNDAFNIGAGKGGGMAGAGGGRLGTGTYSQFLAFTFQKLLRENPDLRNLAFSLQAEVWLSSVGEITRVELVKSSGKPEIDTQVLAALRNAPHLSERPPASITLPVRLSLQGRRPG; encoded by the coding sequence ATGACCGCACAACTCCCGATCGAGCCGCTGCCGGTGAAGCGTTCGCCGTTGCGTTATCTGAAGTGGGGCGCCGGGCTGCTGCTCGGCGCGCTCGCCGCGTGGTTCCTGTGGCAGTGGGCCAATGACATGAGCGGCGTGCGCCGTGAAGCGCCGAAGGTGCCGACGATCATTCCGTTGCCGCCTCCGCCGCCGCCACCTCCGGAAAAGCCGCCGGAGCCGGAAACCCCGGTGGAAGAAAAAGTCGTCGAGCCCGAACCCACGCCCGAGCCGCAAGAGGTCAAGCCCGAGGAAGAGGCACCACCATCGCCGGCGGACGATCTGGCCAACCCGATGCAAATGGACGGCGATGCGCAGAGTGGCAACGACGCGTTCAACATCGGCGCCGGCAAGGGCGGCGGCATGGCCGGCGCGGGTGGCGGACGTTTGGGCACCGGCACTTACAGCCAGTTCCTCGCGTTCACCTTTCAGAAGCTGCTGCGCGAGAACCCCGACCTGCGCAACCTCGCATTTTCGCTGCAAGCCGAGGTGTGGCTGAGCAGCGTCGGCGAAATCACCCGGGTCGAGCTGGTCAAGTCCAGCGGCAAGCCCGAGATCGACACTCAGGTGCTGGCCGCATTGCGTAACGCGCCGCACCTGAGCGAACGGCCACCGGCCTCCATCACCTTGCCTGTGCGCCTGTCCCTGCAAGGGCGGCGTCCGGGTTAA
- a CDS encoding biopolymer transporter ExbD — protein MASVNASHDDDEDAAVDSINITPLVDVLMVVLVMFILTATAQVSGIQINLPKASASVSLSEAKTKAISVNDGGQVFLDAYPVTLAELEDRLRIEKAQSPDFPVIVRGDATVQYQKVIEVLDLLRRLELSQVGLVTGKPTQG, from the coding sequence ATGGCGTCCGTAAATGCCTCCCACGACGATGACGAAGATGCAGCGGTGGACAGCATCAACATCACCCCGCTGGTCGACGTGCTGATGGTGGTGCTGGTGATGTTCATCCTCACCGCCACCGCGCAGGTCTCCGGGATCCAGATCAACCTGCCCAAGGCCAGCGCCTCGGTGTCGCTGTCGGAGGCCAAGACCAAAGCGATTTCGGTCAACGACGGCGGTCAGGTGTTTCTCGACGCCTACCCGGTGACCCTCGCCGAGCTGGAAGACCGCCTGCGCATCGAGAAGGCGCAGAGCCCGGATTTTCCGGTGATCGTGCGCGGCGACGCCACGGTGCAGTACCAGAAGGTCATCGAAGTGCTGGATCTGTTGCGCCGGCTCGAACTGTCTCAGGTCGGTCTGGTGACCGGCAAACCGACGCAGGGCTGA
- a CDS encoding DUF2341 domain-containing protein: MQRLILSLLICLGFVLPATAQAWWQDDWHYRKQIAVDTTPQGAGINQALGRTALLVRLHTGNFTFDGVKEDGSDLRFVAADDKTVLNHQIESFDALMGMALIWVDVPNVEGGQRQDIWMYYGNQKAPATGNGQLTFDPNYTALYHFDGATGTPAKDTTAYGNTAQSATGAAIDGVVGRALQFSGQPLLLPASPSLQHNAGSAFTFSAWLRLDQASGEQLILARREGANSLLVGVNQGVPFVEIDGQRAVATQPLNPGQWQHLALTAEGSKVSLYINGRESATLAQAMPAFNSVMAIGGDLAAGPFQPFVGAIDELRLSKVARPAPLLLADATSQGAESKLLAYGVDEEQSGFGFGSLGFLLNAVPVDAWVIIAVLVLMMFQSWIIMLRKNRTLSRVSKANEDFREQFAKVGTRLEMFADDAQLAQRLQHSPLWRLYAVAVKEIRTRREQGADTSSVSAATIEAIRCSMDGVRTRENQALSSKLSTLSNAIAGGPYIGLLGTVLGIMVVFLGTAIAGDVNINAIAPGMAAALLATAMGLFVAIPALFGYNRLITRNKEVSADMRVFVDEFITRLAEMHGEGQSSEAAHQRGHHANHSVPA; encoded by the coding sequence TACCGCAAACAGATCGCCGTCGACACCACGCCGCAGGGCGCCGGGATCAATCAGGCCCTCGGTCGCACCGCGCTGCTGGTGCGCTTGCACACCGGCAACTTCACCTTCGACGGGGTCAAGGAAGACGGCTCGGACCTGCGCTTCGTCGCCGCCGACGACAAGACCGTGCTCAACCACCAGATCGAAAGCTTCGATGCGCTGATGGGCATGGCGCTGATCTGGGTCGACGTGCCGAATGTCGAGGGCGGGCAGCGTCAGGACATCTGGATGTACTACGGCAATCAGAAGGCGCCGGCCACCGGCAACGGCCAGTTGACCTTCGACCCGAATTACACCGCGCTCTATCACTTCGACGGCGCCACCGGCACCCCGGCCAAAGACACTACCGCCTACGGCAACACCGCACAAAGCGCCACCGGCGCGGCGATTGACGGTGTAGTGGGGCGCGCCTTGCAGTTCAGCGGCCAGCCGCTACTGCTGCCGGCCAGTCCGTCGTTGCAGCACAACGCGGGCAGCGCGTTCACCTTCAGTGCGTGGCTGCGGCTGGATCAGGCCAGTGGCGAGCAGTTGATTCTGGCCCGCCGCGAAGGCGCCAACAGCCTGCTGGTCGGGGTCAATCAAGGCGTGCCGTTCGTGGAGATCGACGGCCAGCGTGCGGTCGCTACTCAGCCGCTGAATCCAGGCCAATGGCAGCACCTCGCGCTGACCGCTGAAGGTTCGAAAGTCAGCCTGTACATCAACGGTCGTGAGAGTGCGACCCTCGCTCAAGCGATGCCGGCGTTCAATTCGGTGATGGCGATTGGCGGCGATCTGGCCGCGGGTCCTTTCCAGCCTTTCGTGGGTGCCATCGACGAACTGCGCCTGTCGAAAGTCGCGCGTCCCGCGCCGTTGCTGCTGGCCGACGCCACCTCGCAAGGCGCGGAGTCGAAACTGCTGGCCTACGGCGTCGACGAAGAGCAGTCCGGCTTCGGTTTCGGCAGCCTCGGTTTCCTGCTCAACGCCGTACCGGTGGACGCCTGGGTGATCATCGCCGTGCTGGTGCTGATGATGTTCCAGTCGTGGATCATCATGCTGCGCAAGAACCGCACCCTCAGCCGTGTGAGCAAGGCCAACGAGGATTTCCGCGAGCAGTTCGCCAAGGTCGGTACGCGCCTGGAGATGTTCGCCGACGACGCGCAACTGGCCCAGCGTCTGCAGCACTCGCCGCTGTGGCGCCTGTACGCGGTGGCGGTCAAGGAAATCCGCACCCGCCGCGAGCAGGGCGCCGATACCTCTTCGGTTTCCGCAGCAACTATCGAAGCCATCCGTTGCTCGATGGACGGCGTACGCACTCGTGAGAACCAGGCGCTCAGCTCGAAACTTTCGACCCTGTCCAACGCCATCGCCGGCGGCCCGTACATCGGCCTGCTCGGCACCGTGCTGGGGATCATGGTGGTGTTCCTCGGCACCGCCATTGCCGGCGACGTCAACATCAATGCCATCGCGCCAGGCATGGCTGCGGCATTGCTCGCCACGGCCATGGGCCTGTTCGTCGCGATCCCGGCGCTGTTTGGCTACAACCGCCTGATCACCCGCAACAAGGAAGTCAGCGCCGACATGCGAGTGTTCGTCGACGAGTTCATCACCCGTCTGGCGGAGATGCACGGCGAAGGCCAGTCCAGTGAAGCGGCGCATCAGCGCGGCCATCACGCCAACCACTCTGTACCGGCCTGA